From the genome of Phoenix dactylifera cultivar Barhee BC4 chromosome 5, palm_55x_up_171113_PBpolish2nd_filt_p, whole genome shotgun sequence:
GGACAAGGACCGAGCTCACTGCAGCTGAGGAAACAGCCAAGTACAAATAAAGGggctcaccctgttgaggcttcatGAGCAATGGAGGAGAGGCGAGAAGATGcttaagctcttcaaaggcttgctggcattctgctgaccacaaaaagttcttcggcctCTTGAAAGCTGCGAAGAATGGAAGACAGTGTTCGGCAGATCGAAAAACAAATCTCTCGAGAGCTGCGACTCGtcccgtgagccgctgtacctcttTAACTGTCTTCGGAGGTACCATCTCTTGgagcgctcggatcttctcggaATTGGCTTCAATTCCTCGTTGGGTGATCACGAAGCCAAGGAACTTGCCCAAGGTGACTCTGAATGCACATTTTGCAAGATTGAGCTTCATCCGGTACTTTCGAAGCATGGAGAATGCTTCGTCGAGGTCAGTCACATGATCCTTCGCCATTTGGCCcttcaccaacatgtcatcGACGTAGACcttcatgtttcggcctatttggtctttgaagatttggctgaccagcctttgataagttgctccagcattttttaagccgaaaggcatcactttgtagcaatagGTGCCTCTATCAGTAATGAAAGCCATTTTTTCTTCATCCTCCGGCGCCATCCGGATCTGGTTGTACCctaagaaggcgtccatgaatgtcaGCAACTcatgtcccgaggtggagtctacgagctggtcgatgctggaaagtgaaaagctgtccttcgggcaggacttgttcaggtcggtgtagtccatgcacatgcgccattttccgcTAGCTTTtctgacgaggaccacattggcgagccactccggataggatatctcccggatgaagtcGGCCTTGAGGAGTTTGTCAATTTCCTCGgccgctgctcgttgtcgttctgAAAAGGCACTTCGCTTCTTTTATCGCACGGGCTTACAGGTCGGCTTTacttggagtcggtggaccgcgACCTCCAGATCTATTCTCGGCATgtcggcgggcgaccaggcgaagatgtCCATGTTGGTCCGTAGGAAGTTGATAAGGCGATCCCTTTCGCGGGCATCAAggtcggagccgacctgcacggttagctcaagGCAATTTTCTCGTAAGGAAATTTGGGTGAgtagctcaccaggctctacccgcttctTCTGAGGGCCAACCCGTGTCTCTAAAGTTTCAGCCTAGAGCTTGTCATCTGGCGTCGAAGTTGACACCTTGGCCGGTTgctttgcctcgtgggtcgccatgtagcatcgccttgctacCGTTTGGTCCCCACGGACTTCGCCgactccttggctggtggggaaccgcataagTACGTGGCAGGTTGAGACCACGACCTGGAGGGCGTTGAGCCCTGGTcgtccaaggatggcgttgtaggccgagggcaaACGTACCATGAAGAAACCCATCCCCACGGTACTCTCtcggggggcgagcccgaccATGACCAGGAGATCGACCTCGTCCTCCACTGGAACTGAGTCTCCAGTAAATCCGACCAGTGGGGTGTTCATCCTCCGTAACTGCTTTTCTGTCATCCCCATTCTAGAATAGGCATCAAAGTACAAAATATTCGCCGAACTTCCATTATCAAGTAGGACgcattttacatcaaacttgttTACgaccatagagatgaccacggcgtcatcgtggggagtttcAACTCCCTTGAGGTCCTCATTCGAGAAAGAGATGACTTCAGAGGTGCGGGGGCGCTTTGGAAGAAGTCTTTCCCCAGCTGGTCCTCCGGCTGGGGCCCCCCGATCTATGGTGTTGATAGTGCCAGCGATGGGTTTGTTAGCATTCAGCTCTCCATGCTGCATGGCGTCCTCCACTGGCCTTTTTTCTTCACGCCGGTTCCGCACAAACCACTCGATCTCGTTCCGaagttggaagcagtcctccgtatcatggccgtggtcccggtggaagcggcagtacttcttgGGGTTGCGCCAGGCCCCGGGGTCCCGCATCGGGGGCGGAAGCCGGAAATAATCCTAaccctcgatctccatgaggatctcagTCCGAGGAGCGTTAAGGGGAGTGTAATTTTCGTACCTCCCGTTGGATATGCGGGGCCGCGGTGGAGATCTCGGACGAGGCGGGGATCTTGGTCGGAGCGGTCCCCGCAGCCAGGGTGGACTCTTCAGACGAGGCGGGTTCTTAGCTCGATGCGGAGATGGGCTTCTGGGACGGCCGCGCTCCTCACGACGTCTCTTTTGCTTTTTGGAGGTCTGCTCGGCCCCACCCCGTCTAGAAGCAACGGCTTCCCCGGCTTTtgcgtacttccgcgcccgggccaacatctcggtgaagtcagctggaaaattcttctcgatggagaagagaaacctataggaccgagctccagtcttgagtgccgacatggcgattgactagTCGAGCTCATCGACCTCCCAAGTTGCGGCAGTGAAACGGTCCAGATATTTCCTAAGCGACTCTCCCTCCCTTTGCTTTatatcgaggagggagtctgaagTCCACCGCTGGgatcggctggcagcaaagttggtgacgaactgcctgccgagctgctcgaaagaggaGACCGTGCCGGGTTTTAGCCCGgcgaaccaaagccgagctgcTCCTCGAagcgttgctgggaaggccttgcaaagcacggcctccgaggatccttgcAGTGCCATCAAggcccggtaactctccagatgatcgagggggtcggtcatgccgttgtagggctccacctggggcattttgaacctcggcgggaccggctcatcctcgatttgTTGGGAGAAGGAGGACTTCGTGGTAAACTCGAAGTCGCCCTCGCGTCTCGCCCTTCTGCCGTGGAGCGCCTCGATCTGGCGCTCTAGCTTCTCGACtttcttgtcgagttcgtcGCTCTGGGGGATCGCCACGGCGGTCTGTTTgggcgcaggttgccctggaactgaTTCGACCTCTGACGGTTGTGGCCAATCGTCTGGACCCCTCACTGGGGGTTCTCTTCAAGAAGATGCTCGGGCGTGGAGATCTTGGTCTTGGGGGGCCGGTCCACTTGGAGGGGGCACCGGCTGGATCGGGGCCTAAGGAAATGGTGCTGTTGGGGCTCCCCTaggttgcaggctttggacagcaGCAGCCAAGGCCTGAACCTGCtacaccagggcatcaaattgttccggccgaacttgaggagTCGAATCGGCCGAGGGTggtgagttctggacagagtgtccaggactaggCGGAAGACGTCGGGAGGCGTTAGaagctcccttgcttctcagcttcatggccacgactcgagcccttcctctagcgccaactattgctggaatttggacccagGGGCGACCGTCAACTGAGGAGGGGGGAGCTCTGGCGAGAATCGACGAACGGCGGTTCGGCTGGCACGCGACGTCCTCCGAAAAATCTGCAAGGAGCCGGTGGCCGAGGTtctcggcgccggccctccgatgcttaagtcagagggggcaagtgtatCAATGGGAGTAGTGAATACCCGGAGTTTCAATCCCCCTCCCCCCCTAAAATGGAGGAATTGCCCTTTTATAGAGAGGGGCTGGGTTACCTATGATATGACGGGGCGAATGAGTTGTCGTACGATTGGGCATGCAGTAGAAATTAATgctcgatcgtgtgaattaatgctgTTACTATTGGAAATCAGGCCGAAGCTTCCAAATCATCATGGAGTCATGCCATCATTCGTAGCCGAGCAGGTTTGCCGTAAGGGGCTTGATGTCCGTAGACAGCAGAAGCCATACGCCTTAATTGTTGCGTAAACTGGGTGCCTGcaggagccatacgctttgattgttgagtaaACTGAACGTCTGTAGGAGCCGTAcgctttgattgttgagtaaACCGGACGTCTGcaggagccatacgctttgattgtTGACGAAGGCAAGGCATAGTTTTTCGGTCGCGCTGCGGGGGGATGTGAGCATAGCGCGTGAGCCGGGCGTCTTTGGGTCGGTAGTGCTGCTCGGGCGCTTCCAAGTCAGAGGATCTGCTTGGTGCCTCCAAGTCGGAGGGTCTACTCGGTGCCTCTAGGTCGGAGGGTCTGCTTGacgcctccaggtcggagggtctgctcgggcgcctccaggtcggagggTCTGTCGGACGTTCACGCAGTCGTGACGACTtatatttttcccccaacacacatatatatatatatatgtatatatatatatatacacacatacatatacatatatatatatatatgtatgtatgtgtgtgtatatatatatatatatatatatatgtatgtatgtgtgtgtatatatatatatatgtatgtatgtgtgtgtatatctatatctatatatgtatgtatgtgtgtgtatatctatatctatatatgtatgtatgtgtgtgtatatctatatatatatatatatatatatatatatatatatatatatatatatatatatatatataggttggTACTCAAGACCAATTATTGCTTTGTGCGAAAGATACAAACCGAACCACAATCTAAGTTCCATTACCGGAAAGTTGCAAAATACTATAAATACTAGATCAATATTTCCAAGTTATCCCTAAGTGGGTGACCATCCACGGCCCATACCCCTGGTTCTCCGGTTGGTCGTTCCCTTTTTCCCCGCCATGTGTAGAGGACTCTGCAACCAAGTACATCTCCTCCATCATTGCCTTACCACGCCTATCCCCCGAAACATCGGCCGGCTCGGTCACGGAGGTGAAGGTACAGTGGGCTTCTTCATGATCCACTCTGCCGCATCTGCAACAAGGATTTGGCAGGTTCTCATAGATAAACACTTGCCAAAACCTCTCCTCCAACCGCTGTGCCTTTCCCTTCACATATGTTCCTCCTCTCAGTGGATTTTTTAGGTCCACCTCAATCTTAACCCTTGCAAAACCTGACTTCTTACCCTTCTTCGTCGCCTCATCCACCGCTAGTGGCACGCCGGCCTTCGCCGCCATCTGAAGGATAATAGATTTCTCCCAGTAATCCAGTGGTAGCCCGGGCATTCGTAGCCAGACAACCACCATGCTGAGACCACCGGAGCCAGGGGTGAAATTGGGCATCCACCGCTTCATGGCATGTAATTGCCCTGCCACCATCCACGGCCCCCATATCAGCGCCATCTCCCGATGCTCCTCGTAGAAGAAGCGGGCCACACAAAATCCTTCCAACATCGGAAAAATTTCGGAGAGATCAGCAAGCTTCATTACCCGCTTGAGTTCCTTTGCCACCCATTCAGCTGGGACTACCCTTTCCAAACTCCGAATCAGCACCGCCGAGTCCTTCCAAAGCTTCCTCGTCTCCTACAGCTTATCCTCCTCAACCTCCAGCACATCACCATATCGTCTTTGCATCGCCTCCAAATCACGAGTAGAGATATGGTGGTTTGTCCAGTGCGGCCGCACCGGAGCTCCTCTTCCCACCTCCGACCACGACGGCCCCTTCCCCCCTGCCTCCTCATAGTTTAGTTGATTCTCAGGTGGGCCTCCCTCCGACACAATCTTCCTCCCCACCTCCGACTCCGCCATCTCTCCCGCACAACCCCTATTTGAAGAAATTCCCGAACGACCGCTTACGATCGCACGAAGATTAAAGCACCCGCTCACCAATGCCGTCTTTTTTCTAGCCACTTTCTTTTACTAGAAGATCTGATGGCATGTACCAATAATTACGTGGTATATTATATGACAAAAATTTTTTAAGTAGGTGATTATGTAGCCAATTGGTGATGGTATAGCATAAAAATGATGATATAGCatagtaaataaaaaaatttattttgatgatgCGGTATATGCTGCGAAATTTTCTACCCAAAAAATATTCTGTCATCGAGTGCCACATCATCACCTATACagcataaattatatttttgatcTTCTAAGTTTTACAAATATATTTATACGATCCTTatagttttaaaaatttttaattagattCCTTAATTTTCAAGTGTGGTTTAATGTAGCCTTTCCGACCTAGTGGTAGGGCGAGAGATGATTCTAAAGTGGGGCAAGTCGCTAGATGCATTTAAAAAGCTAGAGATGCTGACAATATTTAAAACACGGTGGCTGGGGCTAGACCCGAAGATGGTCCCAAAGCAGATCAAGTTTAGAGATCTGAAGACCGCCACCATGGCCGTAGTGGTGATGGCAGAGAAGTACACGGCCAAGCTCACCATCGCTGCCGAGTTTCTCTTTGAAGAAGGATGGGTCGGCAATCATGGGCTATGTGACTAAAGATCTCAGATGTTTTCTCCGGCTGGAGTAGAACGAGGAAGCCAAGAGAACAaatgaattaaaaataaaaattattttctttctttttttaatcctCCTTCACTTTTCGTTCTTCATGGGTTCGATTCGGGCTCTCTTTGTTTGCATTTCAGGAAGAATGAGATTAGAAGGTGGAATGGAAGATTAGATGAATAACATATGATAGGGTATTATATACGAGTCATGATggtgtagatttttttttttgccttgtgTGTATTTA
Proteins encoded in this window:
- the LOC120110758 gene encoding uncharacterized protein LOC120110758 codes for the protein MQHGELNANKPIAGTINTIDRGAPAGGPAGERLLPKRPRTSEVISFSNEDLKGVETPHDDAVVISMVVNKFDVKCVLLDNGSSANILYFDAYSRMGMTEKQLRRMNTPLVGFTGDSVPVEDEVDLLVMVGLAPRESTVGMGFFMVRLPSAYNAILGRPGLNALQVVVSTCHVLMRFPTSQGVGEVRGDQTVARRCYMATHEAKQPAKVSTSTPDDKL
- the LOC120110759 gene encoding uncharacterized protein LOC120110759, translating into MKLADLSEIFPMLEGFCVARFFYEEHREMALIWGPWMVAGQLHAMKRWMPNFTPGSGGLSMVVVWLRMPGLPLDYWEKSIILQMAAKAGVPLAVDEATKKGKKSGFARVKIEVDLKNPLRGGTYVKGKAQRLEERFWQVFIYENLPNPCCRCGRVDHEEAHCTFTSVTEPADVSGDRRGKAMMEEMYLVAESSTHGGEKGNDQPENQGYGPWMVTHLGITWKY